A stretch of Dryobates pubescens isolate bDryPub1 chromosome 24, bDryPub1.pri, whole genome shotgun sequence DNA encodes these proteins:
- the IL15 gene encoding LOW QUALITY PROTEIN: interleukin-15 (The sequence of the model RefSeq protein was modified relative to this genomic sequence to represent the inferred CDS: inserted 2 bases in 1 codon), with translation MNYHLGCVLQKTHLKSICLQYQLYLLVNSHFXKNEMGLIIFFLCSYILKTAAGHCKWAAVLKDLEQIKTSKDIDVRLYTANTDEDKECQEPVMRCFFLETQVILQECLIKNCSKTQDVQNIWKNGNASLGGKKLNSTTSGKCKECEEYEEKTFTEFIQSFVKVIQKECKY, from the exons ATGAACTATCATCTGGGTTGTGTCTTGCAGAAAACACACCTGAAAAGTATTTGCCTGCAATACCAGCTGTATCTTCTTGTGAACAGTCATTT AAAGAATGAGATGGGATTAATCATCTTCTTCCTATG TTCTTATATACtaaagacagcagcagggcattGCAAGTGGGCAGCAGTTCTGAAAGACTTGGAACAGATCAAGACATCCAAA gACATTGATGTCAGGTTATACACAGCAAACACAGATGAGGAT AAAGAATGCCAAGAACCTGTAATGAGGTGCTTCTTCTTAGAGACACAAGTAATTCTTCAGGAATGCCTTATCAAAAATTGTAGTAAAACACAAGATGTACAGAACATATGGAAAAATGGAAATGCAAGCTTAGGGGGTAAAAAG ttgAATTCCACAACATCAGGAAAATGCAAAGAATGTGAAGAGTATGAAGAAAAAACTTTTACAGAATTTATACAGAGTTTTGTAAAGGTTATACAGAAGGAATGCAAATACTGA